A single region of the Nicotiana sylvestris chromosome 6, ASM39365v2, whole genome shotgun sequence genome encodes:
- the LOC104232480 gene encoding VQ motif-containing protein 22-like translates to MSETITNPTDWLQIYQHALSGQPQTSPPLTTVFSSGQLSDATVVTTTPSSTSPGHHGPLGRGSRTIRRRSRASRRTPTTVLNTNTTNFRAMVQQFTGSHSEPFSFSGLEPETFRSRNINLHQQIVNPSTTPSAYNIQFQQQVQQTLPYTNPPPQGHNIGHEAFFHRLGNSSSRSSMEVSENLIMDDRTLFPPQHQRRGQE, encoded by the coding sequence ATGAGTGAAACCATAACAAATCCCACTGACTGGCTACAAATCTATCAACATGCCCTCTCCGGTCAACCTCAAACCTCTCCGCCGTTAACCACCGTCTTCAGCAGCGGCCAACTCTCCGACGCCACGGTGGTCACCACCACACCATCTTCCACTAGTCCTGGTCATCATGGCCCATTGGGCCGTGGTTCCAGGACCATTAGAAGAAGATCCAGGGCTTCAAGGCGAACCCCAACAACTGTACTCAATACAAACACAACCAATTTCCGAGCCATGGTTCAACAGTTCACTGGGAGCCACAGTGAACCATTTTCATTTTCAGGACTTGAACCCGAGACGTTTAGGTCAAGAAATATTAATCTTCATCAGCAGATAGTGAATCCTAGTACTACTCCTAGTGCTTATAATATACAGTTTCAGCAGCAAGTACAACAAACTTTGCCCTACACAAATCCTCCCCCTCAGGGTCACAATATTGGCCATGAAGCTTTTTTTCATAGACTAGGCAACAGTTCTTCTAGATCTAGTATGGAGGTTTCTGAAAATTTGATTATGGATGATAGGACTCTGTTTCCTCCTCAACATCAACGACGAGGACAAGAATGA